One Desulfurellaceae bacterium genomic region harbors:
- a CDS encoding aminotransferase class IV: protein MSEGVAFVDGHYVGRDEAKISVFDLGFSRSDVAYDVVSTWKGLFFRLDDHVERFLASAAGVRIRCPYGAAEIRHILAECTFRAGLQDAYVEVLVTRGQFQPPGSRDLRHTTPNFIAYAVPYVWILPPEHHATGAHVWIARTPRIPDAAVDARYKNFHWGDLTRAQLQALDAGADVAVLSSVSGHLSEGPGFNVFFVKDRTIYTPGTNVLHGITRRTVFELAAEVGVEIKAGDYGPERLREADEAFMSSTAGGIMPITRVDGRALGDGKPGALSWRLRELYWTKREAGWHGTRVTDLLASRRTA, encoded by the coding sequence ATGTCCGAAGGCGTTGCCTTTGTGGATGGACACTATGTCGGACGCGACGAGGCCAAAATCTCGGTTTTTGACCTGGGCTTTAGTCGGAGCGACGTGGCCTACGACGTGGTCTCGACCTGGAAGGGCCTGTTCTTCCGTCTCGACGATCATGTTGAGCGTTTCCTGGCCTCGGCGGCGGGCGTCCGCATTCGGTGTCCCTACGGGGCGGCCGAAATCCGCCACATTCTGGCTGAGTGTACGTTCCGGGCCGGGCTGCAGGACGCCTACGTTGAGGTACTGGTGACCCGGGGACAGTTTCAGCCGCCCGGCAGCCGCGACCTGCGCCACACCACGCCTAATTTTATCGCCTACGCCGTGCCCTATGTGTGGATCCTGCCACCCGAACACCACGCTACCGGAGCGCATGTGTGGATCGCGCGGACCCCCCGGATTCCGGACGCCGCAGTTGACGCCCGATATAAGAATTTTCACTGGGGAGACCTGACCCGGGCTCAGCTCCAGGCCCTGGACGCGGGGGCCGATGTCGCCGTCCTGTCCAGCGTGTCCGGCCACCTGTCGGAAGGCCCGGGCTTTAACGTGTTCTTTGTCAAAGACCGAACAATCTACACGCCCGGCACGAATGTGCTGCACGGCATTACCCGCCGGACGGTGTTTGAGTTGGCGGCCGAGGTCGGGGTCGAGATCAAAGCCGGGGATTACGGGCCGGAGCGGCTGCGCGAGGCCGATGAAGCCTTCATGAGTTCCACCGCCGGCGGCATCATGCCGATCACCCGGGTTGACGGCCGGGCGCTGGGCGACGGCAAACCCGGGGCTCTCAGCTGGCGGCTGCGCGAGCTGTATTGGACGAAACGCGAAGCGGGCTGGCACGGCACGCGGGTCACCGATTTGCTGGCGAGCCGCCGGACGGCATGA